One segment of Sinorhizobium sp. BG8 DNA contains the following:
- a CDS encoding GGDEF domain-containing protein: MLLVSDFKRLFAIGAFAAMLGGLCLLALGVGAFYRSRVNPWLLAGIFGAGVVTDMLIFDLPRGTPGHSIPYQLPFLLVQALACNIVYQSRRRGLSDRTLLTLLLLTVGYYALKAFAAGAVGAGVGAADYLFSQFALVSQGLGAVLIVSVGLGLVAVLVRELIDDAVASSDIDPLSGLLNRRGFARLVAPQLQRSGTFPGVLVLADIDYFKRINDKFGHHAGDEVIHTFAQVLRSHAPSEASVARIGGEEFAVYLPVADCECARMFAMSVRATMAEREFGAGRAKFRITASFGIAVAKRGGTLEGTMREADTALYAAKAAGRDQVMIADVAPTVVRGDWNRAAAG; the protein is encoded by the coding sequence ATGCTTCTCGTCAGCGACTTCAAGAGACTATTCGCCATCGGCGCCTTTGCGGCAATGCTTGGTGGACTTTGCCTGCTCGCGCTTGGTGTCGGTGCGTTCTACCGGTCGCGCGTCAATCCGTGGCTGCTTGCGGGAATTTTCGGCGCGGGCGTCGTTACCGATATGCTCATCTTCGACCTGCCTCGCGGGACGCCCGGCCATTCGATACCCTATCAACTGCCGTTCCTGCTCGTGCAGGCGCTTGCCTGCAACATTGTCTACCAGAGCCGCCGGCGCGGGCTTTCCGACCGCACCCTGTTGACGTTGCTGTTGTTGACGGTCGGCTACTATGCCCTCAAGGCGTTCGCTGCCGGCGCGGTCGGCGCGGGGGTAGGAGCGGCGGACTATCTGTTCAGTCAGTTCGCGCTCGTATCCCAGGGGCTCGGTGCCGTCCTGATCGTTTCGGTCGGCCTTGGTCTCGTGGCGGTCCTCGTTCGCGAACTGATCGATGACGCGGTGGCGAGTTCCGACATCGATCCCTTGTCCGGTCTCCTCAACCGGAGAGGTTTCGCCCGGCTCGTCGCGCCCCAGCTCCAGCGGTCCGGAACCTTTCCCGGAGTTCTCGTTCTTGCCGACATAGACTATTTCAAGCGCATCAACGACAAGTTCGGGCACCATGCCGGGGACGAGGTGATCCACACCTTCGCGCAGGTATTGCGATCCCATGCGCCGAGCGAGGCGTCGGTTGCGCGCATAGGAGGCGAGGAATTCGCCGTCTACCTCCCAGTTGCCGATTGCGAGTGCGCGCGCATGTTTGCGATGAGCGTCCGCGCAACGATGGCGGAGCGCGAGTTCGGCGCGGGTCGCGCGAAATTCCGGATAACAGCGAGTTTCGGGATTGCCGTGGCGAAGCGTGGCGGCACGCTTGAAGGCACCATGAGGGAGGCAGACACC
- a CDS encoding anhydro-N-acetylmuramic acid kinase, with the protein MRQVRTAVGLMSGTSMDGIDVALLRTDGENIVERGPALGVAYDHAFRRRLQSALVTAKSIIRREERPGDLADVERELTLRHADAVRQFLNKNNIMPDDIDVVGFHGQTVLHRPDQALTVQLGDGPLLARELGIEVVYDMRANDMVHGGQGAPLIPVYHAALARNLSTRSVFPVVLVNIGGISNLTFIGTGGEIIAFDSGPGNTLIDQWVETHAGIPFDQGGMIASEGRVVSSLVERYLANPFFHAQNRRSLDRNDFLPPSGAEASLEDGARTLAHLTAAAILKSAGHLPQKPSMYVICGGGRLNGVIMKDLTELAANEGSSVMTAEVAGLDGDSMEAEAWAYLAVRCLRGLPLTYPGTTGVREPVSGGIAVRPPSGN; encoded by the coding sequence ATGAGACAGGTAAGAACCGCAGTCGGGCTTATGAGCGGTACCAGCATGGACGGTATCGACGTTGCGTTGCTGCGGACCGATGGAGAGAACATCGTGGAGCGCGGTCCTGCCCTTGGGGTGGCCTATGACCACGCGTTCCGGCGCCGGCTTCAATCCGCGCTGGTTACCGCCAAGTCGATCATCCGGCGCGAGGAGCGCCCTGGCGATCTTGCGGACGTCGAACGCGAACTCACGTTGCGTCATGCGGATGCTGTCAGACAATTTCTGAACAAGAACAACATTATGCCTGATGATATTGATGTCGTCGGTTTTCATGGGCAAACGGTCCTGCATCGGCCCGACCAGGCCCTCACGGTCCAACTCGGCGATGGACCGTTGCTGGCACGCGAGCTCGGGATCGAGGTGGTCTATGACATGCGCGCCAACGACATGGTTCACGGCGGGCAGGGCGCTCCGCTCATCCCCGTCTACCACGCGGCACTGGCGCGCAACCTTTCCACCAGAAGCGTCTTCCCCGTTGTCCTCGTGAACATCGGCGGGATTTCCAACCTGACCTTCATCGGCACGGGCGGCGAGATCATCGCGTTCGATAGCGGGCCGGGGAACACGCTGATCGATCAATGGGTGGAGACGCATGCAGGCATACCATTTGACCAGGGCGGGATGATCGCCAGCGAGGGGCGGGTGGTTTCCAGCCTTGTCGAGCGCTACCTCGCCAATCCGTTCTTCCATGCGCAGAACCGCCGCTCCCTTGACCGCAACGATTTCCTGCCGCCGTCCGGGGCGGAGGCGTCGCTCGAGGATGGCGCACGGACGCTCGCCCATCTCACGGCCGCGGCGATCCTGAAATCGGCCGGGCACCTTCCGCAGAAGCCGAGCATGTATGTCATCTGCGGGGGCGGGCGGCTCAACGGCGTCATCATGAAGGACCTCACGGAACTCGCTGCCAATGAAGGGAGCAGTGTCATGACAGCCGAGGTGGCCGGTCTTGACGGCGACAGCATGGAGGCGGAGGCCTGGGCCTATCTCGCGGTGCGCTGCCTGCGCGGTCTGCCATTGACCTATCCGGGCACCACCGGCGTACGAGAGCCGGTGAGCGGGGGAATCGCTGTTCGCCCTCCGTCCGGCAACTAA
- the tyrS gene encoding tyrosine--tRNA ligase, whose protein sequence is MSEFKSDFLRTLKERGFIHQISDETGLDELLAKETVTAYIGFDPTAPSLHAGGLIQIMMLHWLQATGHRAISLMGGGTGMVGDPSFKDEARQLMTPETIASNIASIKKVFSNYLTYGEGPKDALMINNADWLLGINYLEFLRDVGRHFSVNRMLSFDSVKMRLDREQSLSFLEFNYMILQAYDFVELNKRYDTRLQMGGSDQWGNIINGIDLGHRMGTPQLYALTSPLLTTASGAKMGKSVNGAVWLNPEMLSAYDFWQYWRNTEDADVSRFLKLYTTLPLDEITRLSALGGSEINEVKKILATEITAMLHGRSAAEQAAETARKTFEEGALAENLPTIEVPAGELDSGIGLLTLIVRAGLAASNGEARRHVQGGAVRINDAAVNDERKLIGSGEVTPDGVIKLSLGKKKHILVRPL, encoded by the coding sequence ATGTCCGAATTCAAGTCAGATTTTCTTCGCACGCTCAAGGAGCGCGGCTTCATCCACCAGATCTCCGATGAAACCGGCCTCGACGAACTCCTCGCCAAGGAAACCGTGACCGCCTATATCGGCTTCGACCCGACGGCGCCGAGCCTGCACGCAGGCGGCCTGATCCAGATCATGATGCTGCATTGGCTTCAGGCGACCGGCCATCGCGCAATCTCGCTCATGGGTGGCGGCACGGGAATGGTCGGCGACCCATCCTTCAAGGACGAGGCACGCCAGCTCATGACGCCGGAAACGATCGCCTCCAACATCGCCTCCATCAAGAAGGTCTTCTCCAACTACCTGACCTATGGCGAAGGCCCCAAGGATGCGCTGATGATCAACAATGCCGACTGGTTGCTCGGCATCAACTATCTCGAATTCCTGCGGGACGTCGGGCGCCACTTCTCAGTGAACCGCATGCTCTCCTTCGATAGCGTGAAGATGCGCCTCGATCGCGAGCAGTCTTTGTCGTTCCTCGAATTCAACTACATGATCCTGCAGGCCTACGACTTCGTGGAGCTCAACAAGCGCTACGACACCCGCCTGCAGATGGGTGGCTCCGACCAGTGGGGGAACATCATCAACGGTATCGACCTCGGCCACCGCATGGGTACGCCGCAGCTCTACGCGCTGACATCGCCGCTCCTGACCACCGCATCCGGCGCCAAGATGGGCAAGTCGGTCAACGGCGCCGTCTGGCTCAACCCGGAAATGCTCTCGGCCTATGACTTCTGGCAGTACTGGCGCAACACGGAGGATGCCGACGTGTCGCGCTTCCTGAAGCTCTACACGACCTTGCCGCTCGACGAGATCACCCGTCTTTCGGCGCTGGGAGGCTCGGAAATCAACGAGGTGAAGAAAATCCTCGCGACCGAGATCACGGCAATGCTCCATGGACGCAGCGCGGCCGAGCAGGCAGCTGAAACGGCGCGCAAGACCTTCGAGGAGGGCGCCCTCGCCGAAAACCTTCCGACGATCGAAGTGCCGGCTGGCGAGCTTGACTCCGGTATAGGACTGCTGACGCTCATCGTCCGTGCCGGACTTGCCGCCTCGAACGGCGAGGCCCGCCGTCACGTCCAGGGCGGTGCGGTCCGGATCAACGATGCCGCCGTCAATGACGAGCGCAAGTTGATCGGCAGCGGCGAAGTGACCCCGGACGGGGTGATCAAGCTCTCGCTGGGAAAGAAGAAGCACATCCTCGTCCGTCCGCTCTGA
- a CDS encoding DUF3971 domain-containing protein yields MGEIRGEKVVFKKTDIVCLHELPSAQAEDPMVLKSTSGPSKTGLACKVIAWVTASAVVLVGLIAAAVESGIADGPLNAQAVAALNRALGPDYRADVEHTVLRLSGWGGLALKAEDVSLAEAGSGQKIVTTKAISLVMDPLSLLSGRVSVSKLDIDGAMLDPSLLPQGGAFDASALRISDVPDYAETAFTALDDISRLIVNNGLEKVRVSDMGVSLKGSGDTPVALSIQKLEFVRAEQSQMQIRGDFAIDDRAGSVDLTATGEGGVVKNVAGTLKGVGLSPFLLKKNEGLPHSGINAAADLRIDATRGTTTASPVLTVGLSTSEGEIYADGISADLLASNVAASYNFDKGTIEISPSNIRIGASSFPFTGGLIDLDRLPNQTQKGFAIDLLVRDGTMAPSDTGEVPTRFDAKARGQFLPASRELTFPEMAITSERGSLAGSLSVLFGQPAPEISFVALANQLESAAVKQFWPFWMAKNARRWVIGNIFGGTVTNGRIEAFISGDRKIVPGKKLELRGDDLKISFDIAGARMNVAGDIPPLRDTSGRFELTGERAVITINGGAAYFQSGRSVTLTGGTFILPDTYAKPLMADMDINVAGNADAIAELVTYRPIGALQRTGFMVDDFTGSVSANVKARFGLVKNQNPPAPVWTADMALTDVTVKKPIANRNVSDLTGSLVVTPSRADLDAKADIDGVPMQVVLVEPVDKSTGTKREVKITGTLDNAARRKLLPGFDDLLEGPVGIEVTSADEGGYRVVADLDRTAVSIPWIGWTKGAGIGATAKFVVRSENNSTSVSDFTFGGEGFAVEGALAFDNSTFTSAKFSRVSLSPQDRYRISVERKGGSYAINVDGEFADVRPLLAKLKSGSSGQGDGGESSGNKGATVRAKLGSMGGFNGETLTNVSLTYAFSGQKITALDLAAVTAGGSPVVAKLGAGDRSNVVEFTSGDAGAIARFADIYRHMQGGLLNVRMRAGKNESWRGSVDIRKFSLVGEDRLKSIVSTPTGENGRSLNDAVRRDIDVSTVRFDRGFARVEMGGGALSVENGVVRGEMVGATFQGMVRDASGRMEMTGTFMPAYGLNRLFAELPLIGVILGNGRDRGLIGITFKLSGNFDKPQLTINPLSIIAPGVFRNIFEFQ; encoded by the coding sequence ATGGGTGAAATCCGCGGCGAGAAGGTGGTTTTCAAGAAGACAGACATCGTCTGCCTTCACGAACTGCCGTCGGCACAGGCGGAGGATCCGATGGTCCTCAAATCCACCAGCGGTCCCTCCAAAACCGGCCTTGCCTGCAAGGTTATCGCCTGGGTGACGGCATCCGCCGTTGTTCTCGTGGGGCTGATTGCCGCCGCCGTCGAAAGCGGCATCGCCGATGGCCCGCTCAACGCTCAGGCAGTCGCCGCACTCAACCGGGCGCTCGGTCCCGACTATCGCGCCGATGTCGAACACACCGTGCTGCGTCTTTCCGGCTGGGGTGGTCTGGCGCTGAAGGCCGAGGATGTGTCTCTTGCGGAAGCAGGTTCCGGGCAGAAGATCGTCACGACCAAGGCTATCTCGCTCGTCATGGATCCGCTCTCGCTGCTTTCGGGACGCGTTTCGGTCTCGAAACTCGATATCGACGGCGCGATGCTCGATCCGTCTCTGCTGCCGCAAGGCGGCGCGTTCGACGCGAGCGCTCTGCGAATCAGTGATGTCCCTGATTACGCGGAGACTGCCTTTACGGCGCTCGACGACATAAGCCGCCTCATCGTGAACAACGGCCTCGAGAAGGTGCGCGTCTCCGACATGGGCGTTTCGCTCAAGGGGTCCGGAGACACGCCGGTGGCGCTGTCCATCCAGAAGCTCGAATTCGTGCGTGCCGAGCAGAGCCAGATGCAGATCCGCGGTGATTTCGCGATCGACGATCGCGCAGGCAGCGTAGACCTGACGGCGACCGGCGAAGGCGGCGTGGTCAAGAACGTGGCCGGTACCCTCAAGGGCGTGGGGCTGAGCCCGTTCCTCTTGAAGAAGAACGAAGGGTTGCCGCACTCCGGCATCAATGCGGCGGCGGATCTCCGTATCGACGCGACTCGCGGGACCACAACGGCGAGCCCTGTTCTCACCGTCGGATTGTCCACCAGCGAAGGAGAGATCTATGCCGATGGCATCTCGGCCGATCTCCTCGCATCGAATGTCGCCGCCTCCTACAATTTCGACAAGGGAACCATTGAAATCTCGCCCTCGAACATCCGGATCGGGGCATCGTCCTTCCCATTCACGGGCGGTCTGATCGACCTCGACCGCTTGCCCAACCAGACGCAGAAGGGATTCGCGATCGATCTTCTCGTCCGGGACGGCACGATGGCGCCATCGGACACCGGCGAAGTGCCGACACGCTTCGATGCCAAGGCACGCGGACAGTTCCTGCCGGCGAGCCGCGAGCTGACATTCCCGGAAATGGCGATTACGAGCGAGCGGGGATCGCTGGCCGGCTCGCTTTCGGTCCTGTTCGGCCAGCCGGCCCCCGAGATCAGCTTCGTGGCTCTCGCCAACCAGCTGGAATCGGCCGCGGTAAAGCAGTTCTGGCCCTTCTGGATGGCAAAGAACGCCCGACGCTGGGTCATCGGCAATATTTTCGGCGGAACTGTCACCAACGGCCGCATAGAGGCGTTCATTTCAGGCGATCGGAAGATTGTACCCGGCAAGAAACTCGAATTGCGCGGCGACGACCTCAAGATCTCCTTCGACATCGCCGGCGCGCGCATGAACGTGGCGGGAGACATTCCACCCTTGCGGGACACGTCCGGGCGTTTCGAACTCACCGGCGAGCGCGCGGTCATTACCATCAACGGCGGCGCCGCCTATTTCCAGTCCGGGCGTTCGGTGACGCTGACCGGCGGTACGTTCATCCTGCCGGACACCTATGCCAAACCGCTGATGGCGGACATGGACATCAACGTTGCAGGAAACGCCGATGCCATCGCCGAGCTGGTGACCTACAGGCCGATCGGCGCGCTTCAGCGTACCGGTTTCATGGTCGACGACTTCACGGGCTCCGTGAGTGCCAATGTGAAGGCGCGTTTCGGCCTCGTGAAGAACCAGAATCCGCCGGCGCCCGTATGGACCGCCGACATGGCGCTCACGGACGTCACGGTCAAGAAGCCGATCGCCAACCGCAACGTTTCGGATCTCACCGGTTCGCTCGTCGTCACACCCAGCCGGGCTGACCTCGACGCGAAGGCCGATATCGACGGCGTGCCAATGCAGGTCGTGCTGGTGGAGCCGGTGGACAAGTCAACGGGAACGAAGCGCGAGGTCAAGATAACGGGTACGCTCGACAATGCGGCCCGCCGCAAGCTCCTTCCCGGTTTCGACGATCTGCTGGAGGGGCCGGTCGGCATCGAGGTGACCTCCGCAGACGAGGGCGGGTATCGGGTCGTTGCCGATCTCGATCGGACGGCGGTCTCGATTCCGTGGATCGGCTGGACGAAGGGCGCCGGTATTGGCGCGACGGCAAAGTTCGTCGTCAGGTCGGAGAACAACAGTACCAGCGTCAGCGATTTTACCTTTGGCGGCGAGGGTTTCGCCGTGGAGGGGGCTCTTGCCTTCGACAACTCGACGTTTACATCGGCAAAGTTCTCGCGGGTCAGCCTGTCGCCGCAGGACCGCTACCGGATATCGGTAGAGCGCAAGGGGGGCAGCTACGCCATCAATGTCGACGGCGAGTTCGCCGACGTCCGGCCGCTTCTGGCAAAACTCAAGAGCGGGAGTTCCGGCCAGGGCGACGGCGGCGAGTCAAGCGGCAACAAGGGAGCGACCGTCCGCGCCAAGCTCGGTTCGATGGGAGGGTTCAACGGGGAGACGCTGACGAATGTAAGCCTGACCTATGCGTTTTCCGGTCAGAAGATTACGGCGCTGGACCTGGCGGCCGTTACCGCTGGCGGCTCGCCGGTCGTTGCCAAACTTGGTGCCGGTGACCGCTCGAACGTCGTCGAATTCACCAGCGGGGACGCGGGTGCGATCGCCCGTTTCGCCGACATCTATCGGCATATGCAGGGCGGGTTGCTGAATGTGCGCATGCGGGCCGGCAAGAACGAAAGCTGGCGCGGCAGCGTTGATATCCGGAAGTTCTCTCTGGTCGGCGAGGACCGGCTGAAATCGATCGTCTCCACCCCGACGGGTGAAAACGGCCGCAGCCTGAACGATGCGGTGCGCCGTGACATAGACGTCAGCACCGTGCGTTTCGACCGCGGCTTTGCCAGGGTCGAAATGGGCGGCGGAGCGCTCAGCGTCGAGAATGGTGTCGTGCGCGGTGAAATGGTCGGGGCGACGTTCCAGGGCATGGTGCGCGACGCCAGCGGACGCATGGAGATGACGGGTACGTTCATGCCGGCCTATGGGCTGAACCGCCTGTTTGCGGAACTGCCGCTGATCGGCGTCATCCTCGGCAACGGTCGCGACCGCGGGCTGATCGGCATAACGTTCAAGCTCAGCGGAAACTTCGACAAGCCTCAGCTGACGATAAATCCGCTGTCGATCATCGCGCCAGGCGTGTTCCGGAACATCTTCGAATTTCAGTAA
- a CDS encoding peroxiredoxin, with amino-acid sequence MAELLPGQHAPDFTLPRDGGGVLSLSSVRDRSVVLFFYPKDDTQACTAESIAFSALLPEFEAAGCAVVGISPDPVRKHDRFVKKHDLTVTLLSDETHEVLELYGVWKEKKMYGRAYMGVERTTILLDREGKIVQIWEKVKVAGHAEAVLTAAKSL; translated from the coding sequence ATGGCAGAATTGCTGCCGGGCCAGCATGCGCCCGATTTTACTCTCCCGCGTGACGGCGGCGGTGTGCTTTCACTGTCCTCCGTGCGCGACAGATCCGTGGTTCTCTTCTTCTACCCGAAGGACGACACGCAGGCCTGCACGGCCGAATCGATCGCATTTTCGGCCCTGCTTCCGGAATTCGAGGCGGCGGGATGTGCGGTGGTCGGCATCTCTCCTGATCCGGTGCGCAAGCATGACAGGTTCGTCAAGAAGCACGATTTGACGGTCACCCTCCTCTCGGACGAAACCCATGAGGTCCTGGAACTCTACGGCGTGTGGAAAGAGAAGAAGATGTACGGCCGGGCCTATATGGGCGTGGAACGGACGACCATTCTGCTCGACAGGGAAGGCAAGATCGTGCAGATCTGGGAAAAGGTAAAGGTTGCAGGGCATGCCGAAGCCGTCCTGACAGCGGCAAAATCGCTTTAG
- a CDS encoding ferritin-like domain-containing protein, with protein sequence MEIKEQTIQVDSLRSGATRAIASADLDIKTSLAQETARRWFNRTLSLRSPLDPPIPDRPGRPARPELIPPKHMKKRSLHTPKGRIALLHALAHIELNAVDLALDIVARFASEPVPNSFFDGWMQVAFEEAKHFKLIRERLRSLGADYGDLPAHDGLWQAAQDTRNSLSARLAVVPLILEARGLDVTPALQAKMRETGDIESADILDIIYNDEKGHVAVGAKWFRFLCARERKDPSETFKALVRANFRGPLKAPFNDVARAEAGLTPSFYRSLTSVSQS encoded by the coding sequence ATGGAAATTAAAGAACAAACCATCCAAGTTGATAGCTTGAGGTCAGGAGCCACGCGCGCCATTGCCTCGGCTGATCTCGACATCAAGACCTCCCTTGCCCAGGAAACGGCGCGGCGCTGGTTTAACCGCACGCTTTCGCTCCGCTCGCCGCTCGATCCGCCTATCCCCGACAGACCAGGACGGCCGGCACGGCCCGAGCTCATTCCGCCCAAGCACATGAAGAAGCGCTCTCTCCATACGCCGAAGGGGCGGATCGCCCTGCTCCACGCGCTGGCCCATATCGAACTGAACGCCGTCGATCTTGCGCTTGATATCGTCGCCCGATTCGCGAGCGAGCCGGTTCCGAACTCCTTCTTCGACGGATGGATGCAGGTGGCCTTCGAAGAGGCCAAGCATTTCAAGCTCATAAGGGAGCGCTTGCGCAGCCTCGGTGCCGATTATGGCGATCTCCCTGCCCATGACGGACTGTGGCAGGCCGCGCAGGACACGCGCAACAGCCTCTCGGCGCGCCTCGCCGTGGTGCCACTGATTCTCGAGGCCCGCGGGCTCGACGTCACCCCTGCATTGCAGGCCAAGATGCGGGAAACCGGCGATATCGAAAGCGCGGACATTCTCGACATCATCTACAACGACGAGAAGGGCCATGTTGCGGTCGGTGCCAAATGGTTTCGGTTCCTCTGCGCGCGTGAACGAAAGGATCCGTCGGAGACGTTCAAGGCGCTCGTACGCGCCAATTTCCGGGGTCCCCTCAAGGCGCCGTTCAACGACGTCGCCCGTGCGGAGGCCGGATTGACGCCGTCTTTCTACCGTTCGCTCACCTCCGTGAGCCAGAGCTGA
- a CDS encoding M23 family metallopeptidase encodes MSERPENRVFGKREKQHIIILASGDRIRHMSIRPWMVAVTFCFAAMFTVGYLAATSYLVLRDDLIGATMARQARMQHDYEDRISSLRAQVDRVTSRQLLDQQVVEEKVERLLQQQIALSARHGKLDDLLTRAQDAGLQQAPIPTEREERPEAKPLAYERRADAAGVKAIEALMSPRQSLNADPAETLRQSYATGETAADRADRMFSKVTLSLKDIERRQLDRIQSLTAGASQTAEAIQTILRRTGFDTSDVSQDTAEAGGSDLAIGGPFVEPETTDAFEGSMGELDLALNRLDDARKAAKQLPFGNPSPSSDVTSRFGNRTDPFLGRLALHAGIDFRARVGTEIHATGAGTVLTAGATGGYGNMVEISHGNGVTTRYAHLSRVLVKAGDKVEAGDPVGLSGTTGRSTGPHLHYEVRRNGKAIDPMRFLTAGLKLSTFMD; translated from the coding sequence GTGTCCGAACGTCCTGAGAACCGCGTTTTTGGGAAACGCGAAAAGCAGCACATCATCATCCTCGCCAGCGGCGACCGTATCCGCCACATGTCGATCAGGCCGTGGATGGTCGCCGTTACCTTCTGCTTCGCCGCGATGTTCACCGTGGGCTATCTGGCGGCGACCTCCTATCTGGTGCTGAGAGACGACCTGATTGGCGCCACGATGGCGCGCCAGGCCCGCATGCAGCACGACTACGAGGACAGGATTTCGTCGCTCCGGGCACAGGTGGATCGCGTCACCAGCCGTCAGCTCCTGGACCAGCAGGTCGTCGAGGAAAAGGTTGAACGGCTTCTGCAGCAGCAGATCGCGCTTTCGGCCCGGCACGGCAAGCTCGATGACCTCCTGACGAGGGCACAGGACGCCGGGCTGCAGCAGGCACCCATTCCCACCGAGCGCGAGGAACGGCCGGAAGCCAAGCCTCTCGCCTATGAGCGCCGCGCGGACGCTGCGGGCGTCAAGGCTATCGAAGCCCTGATGTCGCCGAGGCAGTCGCTCAATGCCGACCCCGCGGAGACGCTGCGCCAATCCTATGCAACCGGCGAAACGGCGGCTGACCGCGCGGACCGTATGTTCTCGAAGGTGACACTTTCCCTGAAGGACATCGAGCGCAGGCAGCTGGACCGTATCCAGTCCTTGACGGCCGGCGCCTCCCAGACTGCCGAAGCCATCCAGACGATCCTCCGCCGCACGGGCTTCGACACCTCGGACGTTTCGCAGGATACGGCAGAGGCAGGCGGTTCGGACCTTGCGATCGGCGGCCCTTTCGTCGAACCGGAAACCACTGACGCGTTCGAAGGCTCGATGGGCGAACTGGACCTTGCCCTCAATCGCCTGGATGACGCTCGCAAGGCCGCCAAGCAACTTCCATTCGGCAATCCCTCGCCCAGCAGCGACGTCACCAGCCGTTTCGGTAATCGGACGGATCCCTTCCTCGGCCGGCTGGCGCTTCACGCCGGCATCGATTTTCGCGCCCGCGTGGGAACGGAAATCCACGCGACCGGCGCAGGAACGGTCCTGACGGCCGGCGCCACGGGCGGTTACGGCAACATGGTCGAGATTAGCCACGGCAACGGCGTGACGACCCGCTATGCCCACCTCTCCCGTGTCCTTGTAAAGGCCGGGGACAAGGTCGAGGCCGGCGACCCGGTCGGTCTGTCAGGTACGACCGGCCGCTCCACCGGCCCCCATCTTCACTATGAGGTCCGCCGCAACGGCAAGGCGATCGACCCCATGCGCTTCCTGACGGCAGGGTTGAAATTATCGACTTTCATGGACTGA
- a CDS encoding DEAD/DEAH box helicase has product MTTFSDLGLSQKVLSAVTDAGYVTPTPIQAGAIPPALQRRDILGIAQTGTGKTASFVLPMLTLLEKGRARARMPRTLILEPTRELAAQVAENFEKYGKNHKLNIALLIGGVSFEDQDRKLERGADVLICTPGRLLDHFERGKLLMTGVEVFVIDEADRMLDMGFIPDIERIAKLIPFTRQTLFFSATMPPEIQKLADRFLQNPERVEVSARSSTATTVTQRLVASHSKDYEKRAVLRDLIRSQDELKNAIIFCNRKKDVADLFRSLDRHGFSVGALHGDMDQRSRMTMLANFKDGNIKLLVASDVAARGLDIPDVSHVFNFDVPIHAEDYVHRIGRTGRAGRSGASFTLVTKRDTKFSDAIEKLIDKKIEWHNGDLSALPPAAESDERERPRKGGRDKDRERGRGRDRQDSHKADTRKADDRSDTIDQEKRVETVKAERKNEGRPQNTVRNQRQPHAPYPANDDNRDRRNRYRRDEDDGPTPLGFGDEIPAFMLIAGKA; this is encoded by the coding sequence TTGACCACTTTTTCTGACCTTGGCCTGAGCCAAAAAGTTCTATCCGCCGTTACGGACGCGGGTTACGTCACTCCCACCCCGATCCAGGCGGGTGCGATACCTCCGGCCCTCCAGCGGCGCGATATTCTTGGGATCGCACAGACGGGCACGGGCAAGACAGCATCCTTCGTGTTGCCGATGCTGACGCTCCTCGAAAAGGGTCGGGCACGGGCGCGCATGCCGCGAACGCTCATCCTGGAGCCGACGCGCGAACTGGCTGCGCAGGTGGCGGAGAACTTCGAGAAGTACGGCAAGAATCACAAGCTCAACATCGCGCTTCTGATCGGCGGGGTTTCATTCGAGGACCAGGACCGCAAGCTCGAGCGCGGGGCAGACGTGCTGATCTGCACCCCTGGCCGCCTGCTCGATCATTTCGAGCGCGGCAAGCTGCTGATGACGGGCGTAGAGGTTTTCGTCATCGACGAAGCGGACCGCATGCTCGACATGGGCTTCATCCCGGACATCGAGCGTATCGCGAAGCTCATCCCCTTCACGCGCCAGACACTGTTTTTCTCGGCCACCATGCCGCCGGAAATCCAGAAGCTCGCCGATCGGTTCCTCCAGAATCCGGAACGCGTAGAGGTCTCCGCCCGGTCGTCCACGGCGACGACCGTTACCCAGCGACTGGTGGCAAGCCATTCCAAGGATTACGAGAAGCGCGCGGTTCTGCGCGATCTCATCCGCTCGCAGGACGAATTGAAGAACGCCATCATCTTCTGCAATCGCAAGAAGGACGTGGCCGATCTCTTCCGTTCCCTCGACCGGCATGGCTTCTCGGTCGGCGCGCTGCATGGTGACATGGACCAGCGTTCGCGCATGACGATGCTTGCGAATTTCAAGGACGGGAACATCAAGCTTCTCGTCGCATCGGACGTGGCCGCCCGTGGCCTCGACATTCCCGATGTCAGCCACGTGTTCAACTTCGATGTCCCCATCCATGCGGAAGACTATGTTCACCGCATCGGCCGTACGGGACGTGCCGGTCGTTCCGGCGCATCGTTCACCCTCGTCACCAAGCGTGACACCAAATTCTCCGACGCAATCGAGAAGCTGATCGACAAGAAGATCGAATGGCACAACGGCGATCTTTCCGCCTTGCCGCCGGCAGCTGAAAGCGATGAGCGCGAGCGCCCACGCAAGGGCGGCCGCGACAAGGACCGTGAGCGCGGCCGTGGCCGTGATCGTCAGGATAGTCATAAGGCCGACACGCGGAAGGCCGATGATCGCAGCGATACGATTGACCAGGAGAAGAGGGTTGAAACTGTGAAAGCTGAACGCAAGAACGAAGGCCGGCCCCAGAACACCGTCCGTAACCAGCGCCAGCCTCACGCGCCCTACCCGGCGAACGATGACAATCGCGATCGTCGCAACCGCTATCGCCGCGACGAGGACGATGGTCCGACGCCGCTCGGCTTCGGCGATGAGATTCCTGCGTTCATGCTGATCGCGGGCAAGGCCTGA